One window from the genome of Oreochromis niloticus isolate F11D_XX linkage group LG20, O_niloticus_UMD_NMBU, whole genome shotgun sequence encodes:
- the camkvl gene encoding caM kinase-like vesicle-associated, like isoform X1: MPFGCLALRDGRTYDTISDVTDKYEFGQVLRAKEFCELCLAKDRQTDKVFVCKKFLKKDGRKVRKAAKNEIMILKLVSHPNILQLIDTFETRKEYFIVQELATGGDVFDWILDQGNYTERDASNVIRQVLEAVAYLHSLNIVHRNLKLENLMYYTENNHNKVVLRDFYLSRFENGPITEPCGTPEYLAPEVVARHRYGRPVDCWAVGVIMYILLSGNPPFYDETEEENTDLHNRIIFCRIVAGDFEFDSPYWDDISPAAKELVCRLMEVDQMLRITAQDALYHEWIAGNGASEKNLKDGVCAQFEKNFAKAKWRELKKAIRVTTFMQRLKNSEALIDSSAEVQGSEEAGDGEGGASQGTSDEGEKGTSDGGVTSSSVSLEVTIESMPSGMDQSKETVKAGEKQEEVKMHIGPSVGTSPSGVEDLFCQSNAVPNCTQEQPDKVGVKKGAGDGTRKMAANLGQNKVVPEFKQTPAVSPEASKLLDSTSGINLDKKHISSSPDPSSKCKMAATLHAPSHTASAVASASPLKRPVTQSEQKDETDGSWCQTQIPEAVAEKSVVAPVTPAVGPGTGVDGGLGVRLRGDASPVDRQDRNARRTDRYSAEFSIPRAGATPGQACYAVGSSASLGRHATPYNPEVGAMGMGMAGSYGSPYSSLYTSGGGVGRYGTGLQHSGGSSTSSDWQMDSVIEQIEKQMAAVLEKIEGDMPSLLEQISDCPAEQPRARSTHASPATSRARPSQRSTSATTGTPPPLPTSPRPVLPSLPRISIPPPAYPPPSPPTEASPQALGEQEDRDVQAAPAHSSQSPRPGIGRGL; encoded by the exons ATGCCATTTGGGTGCCTTGCCCTGCGAGATGGGCGAACGTATGACACGATATCTGATGTCACAGACAAGTATGAGTTTGGACAAGTCCTGCGAGC GAAGGAGTTCTGCGAGCTGTGCCTGGCAAaggacagacaaacagacaaggTGTTTGTCTGCAAGAAATTCCTCAAGAAAGATGGCAGGAAAGTCCGCAAGGCTGCCAAGAACGAAATCATGATTCTGAAACT GGTAAGCCATCCAAACATCCTTCAGCTCATAGATACATTTGAGACTCGGAAGGAATACTTCATCGTCCAGGAGCT CGCCACAGGAGGAGATGTTTTTGACTGGATTCTGGACCAAGGGAACTACACAGAGAGAGATGCTTCCAATGTCATCAGACAAGTCCTCGAGGCTGTGGCATACTTACACTCCCTTAACATAGTTCACAGGAACCTGAAG CTGGAAAACCTGATGTACTACACAGAAAACAACCATAATAAAGTAGTTTTGCGAGATTTCTACCTGTCCAGATTTGAGAACGGACCAATCACGGAGCCATGTGGAACACCGGAATATCTGG CTCCTGAAGTGGTGGCTCGTCACCGATATGGCCGTCCTGTGGACTGCTGGGCTGTGGGTGTCATCATGTACATACT cttATCGGGTAACCCTCCTTTTTACGATGaaacagaggaagaaaacaCAGATCTGCATAATCGCATCATTTTCTGCCGGATTGTTGCTGgggattttgagtttgattctccGTACTGGGATGACATTTCACCTGCAG ctAAGGAGCTTGTCTGTCGCCTGATGGAAGTGGACCAGATGCTGAGAATCACAGCACAAGATGCGCTTTACCATGAGTG GATTGCAGGGAACGGTGCATCAGAAAAGAACCTGAAGGATGGCGTGTGTGCCCAGTTTGAAAAGAactttgcaaaggccaaatggcGG GAATTAAAG AAAGCGATCCGTGTCACCACATTCATGCAACGCCTGAAGAATTCAGAAGCATTGATTGATAGCTCTGCTGAGGTTCAGGGTAGTGAGGAGGCAGGGGATGGTGAAGGGGGTGCGTCGCAGGGAACAAGTGATGAGGGAGAGAAAGGGACGAGTGATGGTGGGGTGACATCAAGTAGTGTGTCTTTAGAAGTTACTATTGAGAGTATGCCCTCTGGTATGGACCAGAGTAAAGAGACAGTTAAGGCTGGAGAAAAACAAGAGGAGGTAAAGATGCATATAGGCCCATCTGTAGGAACTTCGCCATCAGGTGTAGAGGACCTTTTCTGTCAATCAAATGCGGTCCCCAACTGTACCCAGGAACAGCCTGACAAGGTTGGTGTAAAGAAAGGAGCAGGTGACGGAACCAGGAAAATGGCTGCAAATTTGGGCCAAAATAAAGTTGTTCCAGAATTCAAACAGACGCCTGCGGTGAGCCCTGAGGCCTCAAAGCTATTAGACAGCACTTCGGGCATTAATCTTGACAAAAAACACATATCGTCCTCCCCTGATCCCAGCAGCAAATGTAAAATGGCTGCAACACTTCATGCCCCTTCACACACAGCATCCGCTGTTGCATCAGCCTCACCGCTGAAGAGACCAGTCACACAAAGCGAGCAAAAGGATGAGACTGACGGAAGTTGGTGTCAGACACAAATACCTGAAGCGGTGGCAGAGAAGTCTGTGGTGGCGCCAGTCACTCCAGCAGTGGGGCCAGGTACAGGGGTGGATGGAGGACTAGGAGTCAGGCTAAGGGGCGATGCCAGTCCAGTAGATAGGCAGGACAGGAATGCCAGAAGAACAGATAGATACAGCGCTGAGTTTAGCATACCAAGAGCAGGTGCTACACCGGGACAGGCTTGCTATGCAGTTGGAAGCTCTGCTAGCTTGGGCCGTCATGCCACACCATACAATCCAGAGGTTGGGGCTATGGGGATGGGGATGGCTGGGAGCTATGGGAGTCCATACAGTTCCCTGTATACAAGTGGAGGAGGTGTAGGGAGGTATGGAACTGGGCTACAGCACAGTGGGGGGAGCAGCACTTCAAGCGATTGGCAAATGGACAGTGTGATCGAGCAGATAGAAAAGCAAATGGCTGCTGTGCTGGAGAAGATCGAGGGAGACATGCCGTCGCTCCTAGAGCAAATCAGTGACTGTCCTGCTGAGCAACCTCGAGCTCGGAGCACACACGCCTCTCCCGCCACCTCTCGTGCACGCCCCTCACAGCGGTCCACATCTGCAACCACCGGCACCCCACCACCACTTCCTACCTCTCCCAGACCTGTGCTGCCATCTCTTCCTCGCATTAGCATTCCTCCTCCTGCCTATCCCCCACCATCTCCACCCACAGAAGCCTCACCCCAGGCGCTGGGAGAGCAGGAAGACAGAGATGTACAGGCGGCTCCTGCTCATTCAAGCCAGTCACCAAGACCTGGGATAGGCAGGGGACTATGA
- the uba1 gene encoding ubiquitin-like modifier-activating enzyme 1, whose product MSSSPLSKKRRLSGTETKTGSHCSSSNSVRTDLSHTPANGMAKNGNDAEIDEGLYSRQLYVLGHEAMKRMQNSNVLISGMRGLGVEIAKNVILGGVRSVTIHDEGVAEWRDLSSQFYLREEDLGKNRAEVSQARLAELNSYVPVTGYTGPLTEDYLTKFQVVVLTNSTLDEQQNLGEFCHSKGIKLIIADTRGLFGQLFCDFGEEMIVYDTNGEQPLSAMISMITKDNAGVVTCLDEARHGFESGDYVTFTEIQGMTELNGCKPVEIKVLGPYTFSICDTSGFTDYIRGGIVSQVKMPKKISFKSLSSSMAEPEFLMTDFAKMEFPGQLHLGFQAIHAFQKKHGHLPAPWSQADGEELLALAKDVNSAQTGSAKVEQLNESLIKKLSYVAAGDLAPVNAFIGGLAAQEVMKACTGKFMPIMQWLYFDALECLAEEEGFMLTEEECAPKNCRYDGQIAVFGTKMQDLLAKQRYFLVGAGAIGCELLKNFAMIGLATGEGEVIVTDMDTIEKSNLNRQFLFRPWDVTKMKSDTAAAAVKLMNPAIKITGHQNRVGPDTERIYDDDFFESLDGVANALDNVDARMYMDRRCVYYRKPLLESGTLGTKGNVQVVIPFLTESYSSSQDPPEKSIPICTLKNFPNAIEHTLQWARDEFEGLFKQPPENAMQYLTDPKFMERTLKLPGAQPAEVLEAVYKSLVTDCPQNWADCVAWARNHWQCQYSNNIRQLLHNFPPDQLTSSGAPFWSGPKRCPHPLEFSTSNELHMDYVVAAANLFAQTYGLQGSTDRAGVIKILQDVKVPPFTPRSGVKIHVSDQELQNNNSSIDDTKLEELKAMLPSPESFQFKLTSIDFEKDDDTNFHMDFIVAASNLRAENYDIPPTDRHKSKLIAGKIIPAIATTTAAVVGLVCLELFKIIKGHKKLESYKNGFMNLALPFFAFSEPIAAPKHKYYEIDWTLWDRFEVTGLQPNGEEMTLRQFLDYFKNEHKLEITMLSQGVSMLYSFFMPAAKLKERLDLPMTEIVTKVSKKKLGKHVKALVFELCCNDLSDEDVEVPYVRYTIR is encoded by the exons ATGTCCAGCTCGCCGCTGTCCAAGAAGCGTCGCTTGTCAGGAACAGAGACGAAGACGGGATCCCACTGCTCCTCCTCTAACTCTGTCAGAACTGATCTGTCCCACACACCTGCCAAC GGCATGGCTAAGAATGGCAATGATGCTGAGATCGATGAAGGCCTGTACTCAAGACAGCT TTACGTGCTGGGCCATGAAGCTATGAAGCGCATGCAGAACTCCAATGTCCTCATCTCTGGTATGAGAGGCCTTGGAGTTGAGATTGCCAAGAATGTGATCCTGGGAGGAGTTAGAAGTGTCACTATACATGACGAAGGAGTTGCAGAATGGAGAGACCTCTCTTCCCAG TTTTACCTTCGGGAGGAGGACCTGGGCAAGAACAGGGCAGAAGTGAGTCAGGCCCGCCTGGCTGAACTGAACAGCTATGTTCCTGTGACTGGTTACACTGGACCACTGACTGAAGACTACTTGACCAAGTTCCAG GTGGTAGTGCTGACTAACTCAACTCTGGATGAGCAGCAGAATCTAGGAGAGTTCTGCCACAGCAAGGGAATCAAGCTGATTATTGCGGACACTCGTGGTCTGTTTGG TCAACTTTTCTGTGACTTTGGGGAAGAGATGATTGTGTATGACACCAATGGAGAGCAGCCATTAAGTGCTATGATTTCCATGATCACAAAG GACAATGCAGGGGTCGTGACATGTCTGGATGAAGCTCGCCATGGCTTTGAGAGTGGAGATTATGTTACGTTTACTGAGATTCAGGGTATGACTGAGCTCAATGGTTGCAAACCAGTCGAAATTAAAGTTCTTG GTCCATACACCTTCAGCATCTGTGACACGAGTGGCTTTACAGATTACATAAGAGGAGGAATAGTTTCCCAGGTTAAAATGCCCAAGAAGATCAGTTTT AAATCGCTCTCCTCATCGATGGCCGAGCCTGAGTTCCTGATGACAGACTTTGCCAAGATGGAGTTTCCAGGACAGCTGCACCTAGGCTTCCAGGCTATCCATGCCTTCCAGAAAAAACATGGCCATCTTCCAGCACCTTGGAGCCAG GCGGATGGTGAAGAGCTATTGGCATTGGCCAAAGACGTGAACTCTGCTCAGACTGGGTCGGCCAAAGTGGAACAGCTGAATGAATCTCTTATCAAAAAGTTGTCATATGTTGCTGCTGGTGACCTGGCCCCTGTCAATGCCTTCATTGGAGGGCTGGCTGCACAGGAAGTGATGAAG GCATGCACAGGAAAATTTATGCCTATAATGCAATGGCTGTACTTTGATGCCCTGGAGTGCTTGGCTGAAGAGGAGGGATTCATGCTCACAGAGGAAGAGTGTGCCCCT AAAAACTGTCGATATGATGGACAGATTGCAGTGTTTGGCACCAAAATGCAGGATTTGCTTGCCAAACAGCGTTACTTCTTG GTTGGGGCTGGTGCCATTGGTTGTGAGCTGCTGAAAAACTTTGCCATGATTGGACTGGCTACTGGGGAGGGAGAGGTCATTGTGACTGACATGGACACCATAGAAAAATCTAACCTCAACAGGCAGTTCCTCTTCAGACCTTGGGATGTTACG AAAATGAAGAGTGAcacggctgctgctgcagtgaaacTGATGAACCCGGCTATCAAGATCACAGGTCACCAGAACAGAGTGGGCCCTGACACAGAAAGGATCTACGATGACGACTTCTTTGAAAGCCTTGATGGAGTTGCCAATGCACTGGACAACGTTGATGCAC GAATGTATATGGATCGGAGGTGTGTATACTATCGTAAACCCTTACTGGAATCAGGCACTCTGGGTACCAAAGGCAATGTCCAGGTTGTGATCCCTTTCCTCACCGAGTCCTACAGCTCCAGTCAAGACCCACCCGAGAAGTCCATCCCCATCTGCACCCTCAAAAACTTCCCAAATGCCATTGAACACACGTTGCAG TGGGCCCGCGATGAGTTTGAGGGACTGTTCAAACAACCACCAGAAAATGCCATGCAGTACCTCAC AGATCCTAAGTTCATGGAGCGTACTCTGAAGCTTCCAGGAGCTCAGCCTGCAGAGGTGCTGGAGGCTGTTTATAAGAGTCTTGTCACAGATTGCCCCCAAAACTGGGCTGACTGCGTAGCTTGGGCTCGCAACCACTGGCAGTGTCAATACAGCAACAACATCCGCCAGCTACTGCACAACTTCCCACCAGATCAG CTCACTAGTTCCGGTGCTCCCTTCTGGTCTGGCCCAAAGCGATGTCCTCACCCATTAGAATTCAGCACTAGCAAT GAGCTGCATATGGACTATGTTGTGGCAGCAGCCAACCTGTTTGCTCAAACATACGGCCTGCAAGGCAGCACCGATCGTGCAGGTGTGATCAAGATCTTGCAGGATGTCAAGGTGCCCCCTTTTACCCCACGTTCAGGAGTTAAAATCCACGTCTCTGATCAGGAACTCCAAAATAACAATTCCTCTATTG atgataccaaaCTGGAAGAGCTGAAAGCCATGTTGCCTTCACCAGAGTCCTTCCAGTTCAAACTCACCTCCATTGACTTTGAAAAG GATGATGACACCAACTTTCACATGGACTTCATTGTGGCAGCCTCCAACCTGAGAGCAGAGAACTATGACATTCCTCCCACAGACAGGCACAAG AGCAAACTGATAGCTGGTAAGATCATCCCTGCTATCGCCACTACCACAGCAGCAGTTGTCGGCCTAGTGTGCTTGGAGCTCTTCAAGATTATCAAAGGACACAAGAAGCTGGAGTCCTACAAAAATGGCTTCATGAACTTGGCCCTGCCTTTCTTTGCCTTCTCTGAACCCATTGCTGCTCCAAAACACAAG TACTATGAAATTGACTGGACGCTGTGGGATCGCTTTGAGGTCACAGGACTGCAGCCCAATGGGGAAGAAATGACACTCCGACAGTTTCTGGATTACTTTAAA AATGAGCATAAGTTGGAGATCACCATGCTTTCTCAGGGAGTGTCCATGTTGTATTCGTTTTTCATGCCTGCTGCCAAACTTAAAGAGAGACTGGACCTACC TATGACGGAGATTGTGACAAAGGTGTCCAAAAAGAAGCTGGGCAAACACGTGAAAGCCCTGGTGTTTGAGCTATGCTGTAACGACCTCTCAGACGAAGACGTGGAAGTGCCCTATGTCAGATACACCATCCGCTGA
- the camkvl gene encoding caM kinase-like vesicle-associated, like isoform X2, giving the protein MPFGCLALRDGRTYDTISDVTDKYEFGQVLRAKEFCELCLAKDRQTDKVFVCKKFLKKDGRKVRKAAKNEIMILKLVSHPNILQLIDTFETRKEYFIVQELATGGDVFDWILDQGNYTERDASNVIRQVLEAVAYLHSLNIVHRNLKLENLMYYTENNHNKVVLRDFYLSRFENGPITEPCGTPEYLAPEVVARHRYGRPVDCWAVGVIMYILLSGNPPFYDETEEENTDLHNRIIFCRIVAGDFEFDSPYWDDISPAAKELVCRLMEVDQMLRITAQDALYHEWIAGNGASEKNLKDGVCAQFEKNFAKAKWRKAIRVTTFMQRLKNSEALIDSSAEVQGSEEAGDGEGGASQGTSDEGEKGTSDGGVTSSSVSLEVTIESMPSGMDQSKETVKAGEKQEEVKMHIGPSVGTSPSGVEDLFCQSNAVPNCTQEQPDKVGVKKGAGDGTRKMAANLGQNKVVPEFKQTPAVSPEASKLLDSTSGINLDKKHISSSPDPSSKCKMAATLHAPSHTASAVASASPLKRPVTQSEQKDETDGSWCQTQIPEAVAEKSVVAPVTPAVGPGTGVDGGLGVRLRGDASPVDRQDRNARRTDRYSAEFSIPRAGATPGQACYAVGSSASLGRHATPYNPEVGAMGMGMAGSYGSPYSSLYTSGGGVGRYGTGLQHSGGSSTSSDWQMDSVIEQIEKQMAAVLEKIEGDMPSLLEQISDCPAEQPRARSTHASPATSRARPSQRSTSATTGTPPPLPTSPRPVLPSLPRISIPPPAYPPPSPPTEASPQALGEQEDRDVQAAPAHSSQSPRPGIGRGL; this is encoded by the exons ATGCCATTTGGGTGCCTTGCCCTGCGAGATGGGCGAACGTATGACACGATATCTGATGTCACAGACAAGTATGAGTTTGGACAAGTCCTGCGAGC GAAGGAGTTCTGCGAGCTGTGCCTGGCAAaggacagacaaacagacaaggTGTTTGTCTGCAAGAAATTCCTCAAGAAAGATGGCAGGAAAGTCCGCAAGGCTGCCAAGAACGAAATCATGATTCTGAAACT GGTAAGCCATCCAAACATCCTTCAGCTCATAGATACATTTGAGACTCGGAAGGAATACTTCATCGTCCAGGAGCT CGCCACAGGAGGAGATGTTTTTGACTGGATTCTGGACCAAGGGAACTACACAGAGAGAGATGCTTCCAATGTCATCAGACAAGTCCTCGAGGCTGTGGCATACTTACACTCCCTTAACATAGTTCACAGGAACCTGAAG CTGGAAAACCTGATGTACTACACAGAAAACAACCATAATAAAGTAGTTTTGCGAGATTTCTACCTGTCCAGATTTGAGAACGGACCAATCACGGAGCCATGTGGAACACCGGAATATCTGG CTCCTGAAGTGGTGGCTCGTCACCGATATGGCCGTCCTGTGGACTGCTGGGCTGTGGGTGTCATCATGTACATACT cttATCGGGTAACCCTCCTTTTTACGATGaaacagaggaagaaaacaCAGATCTGCATAATCGCATCATTTTCTGCCGGATTGTTGCTGgggattttgagtttgattctccGTACTGGGATGACATTTCACCTGCAG ctAAGGAGCTTGTCTGTCGCCTGATGGAAGTGGACCAGATGCTGAGAATCACAGCACAAGATGCGCTTTACCATGAGTG GATTGCAGGGAACGGTGCATCAGAAAAGAACCTGAAGGATGGCGTGTGTGCCCAGTTTGAAAAGAactttgcaaaggccaaatggcGG AAAGCGATCCGTGTCACCACATTCATGCAACGCCTGAAGAATTCAGAAGCATTGATTGATAGCTCTGCTGAGGTTCAGGGTAGTGAGGAGGCAGGGGATGGTGAAGGGGGTGCGTCGCAGGGAACAAGTGATGAGGGAGAGAAAGGGACGAGTGATGGTGGGGTGACATCAAGTAGTGTGTCTTTAGAAGTTACTATTGAGAGTATGCCCTCTGGTATGGACCAGAGTAAAGAGACAGTTAAGGCTGGAGAAAAACAAGAGGAGGTAAAGATGCATATAGGCCCATCTGTAGGAACTTCGCCATCAGGTGTAGAGGACCTTTTCTGTCAATCAAATGCGGTCCCCAACTGTACCCAGGAACAGCCTGACAAGGTTGGTGTAAAGAAAGGAGCAGGTGACGGAACCAGGAAAATGGCTGCAAATTTGGGCCAAAATAAAGTTGTTCCAGAATTCAAACAGACGCCTGCGGTGAGCCCTGAGGCCTCAAAGCTATTAGACAGCACTTCGGGCATTAATCTTGACAAAAAACACATATCGTCCTCCCCTGATCCCAGCAGCAAATGTAAAATGGCTGCAACACTTCATGCCCCTTCACACACAGCATCCGCTGTTGCATCAGCCTCACCGCTGAAGAGACCAGTCACACAAAGCGAGCAAAAGGATGAGACTGACGGAAGTTGGTGTCAGACACAAATACCTGAAGCGGTGGCAGAGAAGTCTGTGGTGGCGCCAGTCACTCCAGCAGTGGGGCCAGGTACAGGGGTGGATGGAGGACTAGGAGTCAGGCTAAGGGGCGATGCCAGTCCAGTAGATAGGCAGGACAGGAATGCCAGAAGAACAGATAGATACAGCGCTGAGTTTAGCATACCAAGAGCAGGTGCTACACCGGGACAGGCTTGCTATGCAGTTGGAAGCTCTGCTAGCTTGGGCCGTCATGCCACACCATACAATCCAGAGGTTGGGGCTATGGGGATGGGGATGGCTGGGAGCTATGGGAGTCCATACAGTTCCCTGTATACAAGTGGAGGAGGTGTAGGGAGGTATGGAACTGGGCTACAGCACAGTGGGGGGAGCAGCACTTCAAGCGATTGGCAAATGGACAGTGTGATCGAGCAGATAGAAAAGCAAATGGCTGCTGTGCTGGAGAAGATCGAGGGAGACATGCCGTCGCTCCTAGAGCAAATCAGTGACTGTCCTGCTGAGCAACCTCGAGCTCGGAGCACACACGCCTCTCCCGCCACCTCTCGTGCACGCCCCTCACAGCGGTCCACATCTGCAACCACCGGCACCCCACCACCACTTCCTACCTCTCCCAGACCTGTGCTGCCATCTCTTCCTCGCATTAGCATTCCTCCTCCTGCCTATCCCCCACCATCTCCACCCACAGAAGCCTCACCCCAGGCGCTGGGAGAGCAGGAAGACAGAGATGTACAGGCGGCTCCTGCTCATTCAAGCCAGTCACCAAGACCTGGGATAGGCAGGGGACTATGA